Proteins encoded together in one Mycobacterium simiae window:
- a CDS encoding lysophospholipid acyltransferase family protein, whose product MTMADAEPATHETAKWDPLFTEQVGNTIGPVVNRWYRAEVRNLDNLPATGGALVVSNHSGGMFTPDVMIFSSAYYDKFGYDRPVYTLAHYGVFMGPMDGWLRRVGVIEASRENAAAALRSGAVVLVFPGGDYDSYRPTLSANTIDFNGRTGYVRTAIEAEVPIVPTVSIGGQETQFFLTRGNWLARKLGITKARVDILPLSFGFPFGFSVIFPPNLPLPAKIVTEVLEPIDIGARFGKDADVDEVDAHVRRVMEAALRRLADQRRFPILG is encoded by the coding sequence ATGACCATGGCCGACGCCGAACCGGCGACGCATGAGACCGCTAAATGGGACCCTCTGTTCACCGAACAGGTCGGGAACACCATCGGACCCGTGGTCAACCGCTGGTATCGCGCCGAAGTGCGAAACCTGGACAACCTTCCTGCGACCGGCGGTGCGCTCGTGGTGTCCAATCACTCCGGCGGCATGTTCACCCCGGACGTGATGATCTTTTCGTCGGCGTATTACGACAAGTTCGGTTACGACCGCCCGGTCTACACCCTGGCCCACTACGGGGTGTTCATGGGCCCGATGGACGGCTGGCTGCGCCGCGTGGGCGTCATCGAGGCCAGTCGTGAAAATGCCGCTGCGGCATTGCGTTCCGGCGCAGTCGTGCTCGTCTTCCCCGGCGGTGACTACGATTCCTACCGTCCCACACTGAGCGCTAATACGATCGACTTCAACGGTCGTACCGGCTACGTGCGGACCGCCATCGAGGCCGAGGTGCCGATCGTGCCGACTGTCTCGATCGGTGGGCAGGAGACCCAGTTTTTCCTGACCCGCGGCAATTGGCTGGCCCGCAAGCTGGGAATCACGAAAGCCCGGGTGGACATCTTGCCGCTCAGCTTCGGCTTCCCATTCGGATTCAGTGTCATCTTCCCGCCGAACCTGCCGCTGCCCGCCAAGATCGTCACCGAGGTGCTCGAGCCTATCGACATCGGTGCGCGGTTCGGCAAAGACGCCGACGTCGACGAGGTGGATGCTCACGTGCGTCGGGTGATGGAGGCCGCGCTCAGGCGGCTGGCGGACCAGCGCAGGTTTCCCATTCTGGGCTGA
- a CDS encoding VOC family protein — protein sequence MGFTVNRFDHIVINCNDVEATAAWYERVLGMKKETFGPSNRTALVFGNQKINLRPLGALADDPDWVTGAVEAPGSEDLCFITDTAPDDVRAHLIECGVEITAGPVTKTGALGPMTSHYCRDIDGNLVEIAVY from the coding sequence ATGGGATTCACCGTGAACCGGTTCGACCATATCGTGATCAACTGCAACGACGTCGAAGCTACCGCCGCGTGGTATGAGCGGGTGTTGGGCATGAAAAAAGAGACCTTCGGGCCGTCGAACAGAACCGCGCTGGTCTTCGGGAATCAGAAGATCAACCTTCGGCCCCTGGGCGCCCTGGCCGACGATCCCGACTGGGTCACCGGGGCCGTGGAAGCGCCAGGCTCCGAAGACCTCTGCTTCATCACCGACACCGCTCCGGACGACGTGCGCGCTCATCTCATCGAGTGTGGAGTCGAGATCACTGCCGGTCCGGTCACCAAGACCGGTGCACTGGGACCGATGACCTCGCACTATTGCCGGGATATCGACGGGAACCTGGTCGAAATCGCCGTCTACTGA
- a CDS encoding cupin domain-containing protein, with the protein MATADGFHPDFDDTEQSPLRSRVHHIKASDISTDTAQSEGLRRFAALNGKSVGAEKLWMGETHALPNTVSDNHHHGDSETAIYVRSGHPEFVFHDGVDEVRIATAPGDYVFIPPYLPHREENPRPDEQAEVVIARSTQEAIVVNLPALYPLENGQ; encoded by the coding sequence ATGGCAACCGCGGACGGTTTTCACCCCGATTTCGACGACACCGAACAAAGCCCACTGCGCAGCCGGGTACACCACATCAAGGCGTCCGACATCAGCACCGACACCGCACAATCGGAAGGCCTGCGGCGGTTCGCGGCCCTCAACGGCAAGTCGGTCGGCGCTGAGAAGCTATGGATGGGTGAGACTCACGCGCTACCGAACACCGTCTCCGACAACCACCATCACGGCGACTCCGAGACGGCGATCTACGTGCGCAGTGGACACCCGGAGTTCGTGTTTCACGACGGAGTCGACGAGGTGCGCATCGCGACCGCCCCCGGCGACTACGTCTTCATCCCGCCCTACCTGCCGCACCGCGAAGAAAATCCCCGCCCGGACGAGCAGGCCGAGGTCGTGATCGCCCGCAGCACACAGGAAGCCATCGTTGTCAACCTGCCCGCCCTGTACCCCCTGGAAAACGGTCAGTAG
- a CDS encoding dihydrolipoyl dehydrogenase family protein produces the protein MTPSNEFDVVVLGAGPVGQNAAERARSGGLRVAVVERELVGGECSYWACVPSKALLRPVLALADVGRVDGAREAVTGPIDPLGVFGRRNRYVTDWDDTGQADWVSGIGATLVRGHGRLNGPRRVTVSSSDGEITLDAQHAVVVCTGSRAALPDLPGIVEARPWTNRQATDSSTVPGRLAIVGAGGVGVEMATAWQGLGSAVTLLVRGSGLLPRMEPFVGERIRCGLTDAGVDVRVGVTLRALRRPEAAGPVTVELDDGTDITVDEVLFATGRAPLTDDIGLETVGLTPGSWLDVDDTCRVQAVQDGWLYAAGDVNHRALLTHQGKYQARIAGAAIAARAAGKPLDTAPWGTHATTADHHAVPQAFFTDPEAAAVGLTAEQAVQAGHRVRTVDVEIGEVVMGAKLYADGYSGRARMVVDEDQRYLLGVTLVGPGATEMLHSATIAVAGQVPIARLWHAVPCFPTISELWLKLLEAYRNSD, from the coding sequence ATGACACCCAGCAACGAATTCGACGTGGTGGTGCTCGGCGCCGGACCGGTGGGCCAGAACGCCGCCGAACGTGCCCGCTCCGGGGGCCTGCGGGTCGCGGTCGTCGAGCGCGAACTCGTCGGCGGTGAATGCTCGTACTGGGCGTGCGTGCCGAGCAAGGCACTGTTGCGGCCCGTCCTTGCCCTGGCCGACGTCGGGCGGGTTGACGGCGCACGCGAGGCTGTCACCGGTCCGATCGACCCGCTGGGGGTGTTCGGGCGCCGCAATCGCTATGTGACCGATTGGGATGACACCGGCCAGGCCGACTGGGTCAGCGGAATCGGCGCGACCCTGGTACGCGGGCACGGCCGGCTCAATGGGCCCCGGCGGGTCACCGTGTCGTCGTCCGACGGGGAGATCACCCTCGATGCCCAGCATGCGGTAGTCGTATGCACCGGTAGTCGGGCCGCGCTTCCCGACTTGCCGGGCATCGTCGAGGCGCGGCCGTGGACGAACCGTCAAGCAACCGATAGCAGCACCGTGCCGGGGCGACTAGCGATCGTCGGGGCCGGTGGTGTCGGCGTCGAAATGGCAACCGCCTGGCAGGGATTGGGATCCGCGGTAACTCTGCTGGTTCGAGGATCCGGCTTGCTGCCGCGAATGGAACCGTTTGTCGGCGAACGCATCCGGTGCGGCCTCACCGACGCGGGTGTCGATGTGCGGGTGGGAGTCACCCTACGCGCGCTTCGGCGGCCCGAGGCGGCGGGCCCGGTCACTGTCGAGCTCGACGACGGCACCGACATTACGGTCGACGAGGTGCTCTTCGCCACGGGCCGGGCACCGCTCACCGACGACATCGGCCTGGAAACAGTAGGGCTGACCCCGGGCAGCTGGCTCGATGTCGACGACACCTGCCGAGTGCAGGCTGTCCAGGACGGTTGGCTCTATGCGGCGGGCGATGTCAATCACCGAGCGTTGCTGACTCACCAGGGCAAGTACCAGGCCCGTATCGCCGGTGCCGCGATCGCCGCACGTGCCGCCGGAAAGCCGTTGGACACCGCGCCGTGGGGTACGCATGCCACAACGGCCGACCACCATGCGGTACCCCAGGCATTCTTCACCGACCCCGAGGCAGCCGCCGTCGGACTGACCGCTGAGCAGGCGGTGCAGGCCGGGCATCGGGTCCGCACCGTCGACGTCGAAATCGGTGAAGTTGTCATGGGCGCCAAGCTTTATGCCGACGGCTATAGTGGCCGAGCGCGTATGGTGGTCGATGAAGATCAGCGCTATCTACTTGGGGTTACATTGGTCGGTCCCGGTGCCACCGAAATGTTGCACTCGGCCACCATCGCGGTCGCCGGTCAGGTTCCCATCGCCCGGCTGTGGCATGCGGTGCCCTGCTTCCCGACGATCAGTGAACTGTGGCTGAAACTTCTTGAGGCCTACCGAAATTCAGACTAG
- a CDS encoding haloacid dehalogenase type II: MRTTPSVLVFDVNETLIDVESIAPLFGELFGDEKVLREWFGQLVMYSMTITLAERYVDFFTLGQGVLRMLADAHAVDITDEQVDRLHAHMRTMPAHPDVEEGLVALRNNGFRLVTLTNSPHRPGATTPLEHAGLAGFFERQLSVDSCRAFKPSPAVYQHACQSLDVDPADCMMVAAHVWDLLGAQNVGFSTALITRPGNPPLPVDGLPQPTLVASDLRQLAEQLAAGAS, encoded by the coding sequence ATGCGGACGACACCATCGGTACTTGTTTTCGACGTCAACGAGACACTCATTGATGTCGAATCGATAGCGCCGCTTTTCGGCGAACTGTTCGGTGACGAGAAAGTGCTGCGCGAATGGTTCGGCCAACTCGTGATGTACTCGATGACGATCACGCTGGCCGAGCGCTATGTCGACTTCTTCACGCTCGGCCAAGGCGTCCTGCGCATGCTGGCCGATGCCCACGCTGTCGACATCACCGACGAACAGGTCGACCGCCTACACGCGCACATGAGAACGATGCCCGCCCATCCGGACGTCGAAGAAGGCCTTGTGGCATTGCGAAACAACGGTTTTCGGCTTGTTACGCTAACGAATTCGCCACACCGCCCCGGTGCAACGACACCCCTCGAGCATGCGGGACTCGCCGGATTCTTCGAGCGGCAGCTCAGCGTGGACTCCTGTCGTGCATTCAAGCCGTCTCCCGCGGTCTACCAACACGCCTGCCAGTCCCTCGACGTGGATCCCGCCGATTGCATGATGGTGGCCGCCCATGTGTGGGATCTGCTCGGCGCGCAGAACGTCGGCTTCAGCACCGCCCTGATCACGCGACCGGGCAACCCCCCACTGCCGGTCGACGGCCTGCCCCAACCGACCCTGGTCGCAAGTGACCTGCGACAGCTAGCCGAGCAGCTCGCCGCCGGGGCCTCTTAA
- a CDS encoding TMEM175 family protein: protein MAARKVSAERVQAFSDGVFAVLITILVLELKPPSAPSIDALLPLWPTGLSYVVSYVFIAIVWVNHHHLFGYAQSATPRLVWSNFAHLFSVSLIPFTTEWIADSRLADAPVVLYASVFVLVNITYIALCTEVIDRPAHEDVSHRLRRLLRMRSFLTIFVFATAAVVALRWPAVAMALICLCLIGYIRPDIPDHQEAQQ from the coding sequence GTGGCTGCACGCAAAGTCAGCGCGGAGCGAGTGCAGGCATTCTCCGACGGCGTCTTCGCGGTGCTCATCACCATTCTGGTGCTCGAACTCAAGCCGCCCAGTGCACCCAGCATCGACGCGTTGTTGCCGCTGTGGCCGACGGGGCTGAGCTACGTAGTCAGCTACGTGTTCATTGCGATCGTCTGGGTCAACCATCACCATCTGTTCGGCTACGCCCAGAGCGCAACACCGCGGCTGGTGTGGTCCAATTTCGCGCACCTCTTCTCGGTGTCGCTGATCCCGTTCACCACCGAATGGATCGCCGACAGCCGGTTGGCCGACGCACCGGTGGTCTTGTATGCCTCGGTGTTCGTCCTGGTCAACATCACCTACATTGCGTTGTGCACCGAGGTCATCGACCGTCCCGCCCATGAGGATGTTTCGCATCGGTTGCGCAGGCTGCTGCGGATGAGGTCATTCCTCACGATCTTCGTCTTCGCGACAGCTGCGGTTGTCGCACTCCGCTGGCCGGCCGTCGCGATGGCGTTGATATGTCTGTGTCTGATCGGATACATACGGCCGGACATTCCGGATCATCAGGAGGCGCAGCAATAG
- a CDS encoding DUF427 domain-containing protein: MGLAWQQGPLATGSVGHFLTPQPLPPRLLYAEPLRRRMRVRFADRWIADSQDVVLLHEPGRYPVAYFPVDDVAGGILLSEGRVTQHQDLGDTQWFTVRVPGREATHAAWQHIALPHHAAILGGRVAFAWRAVDAFFEEDERIVGHAADAYHRIDIRSTSRHLVVRDADRVVADTHRPLALYESGFAPRWYVPRDDIDDSALKPVDGQTFCPYKGIASYYDIGAHKRAAWSYVNAWAEVSRVRNLVSFEPDKIEVCLDDKRLHLEPGQTVVPHGVDRGLDIDEVLGEPPLADRRPE, translated from the coding sequence ATGGGGTTGGCATGGCAGCAAGGCCCGCTGGCCACCGGGTCGGTCGGCCACTTCTTGACTCCGCAGCCGCTGCCGCCCCGGCTACTTTACGCAGAGCCGTTACGTCGCCGCATGCGCGTCCGCTTTGCGGACCGATGGATCGCCGACAGCCAGGACGTGGTGCTACTGCACGAGCCCGGCCGCTATCCCGTCGCGTATTTCCCGGTGGACGACGTGGCAGGGGGCATCCTGCTCTCCGAGGGCCGCGTGACCCAGCACCAAGACCTCGGCGACACTCAATGGTTCACCGTGCGGGTCCCCGGGCGGGAGGCCACGCACGCGGCGTGGCAGCACATCGCCCTGCCCCACCATGCCGCGATTCTCGGCGGACGTGTGGCCTTCGCGTGGCGTGCCGTGGACGCCTTCTTCGAGGAAGACGAGCGCATCGTTGGGCATGCGGCCGACGCCTATCATCGCATCGACATTCGCTCCACCTCACGGCATCTGGTGGTTCGAGACGCCGATCGGGTGGTCGCCGACACACACCGCCCGTTGGCTCTGTACGAATCCGGCTTTGCGCCGCGTTGGTACGTGCCACGTGACGACATCGACGACTCGGCACTCAAACCCGTTGATGGACAGACATTCTGCCCTTACAAGGGAATCGCCTCTTACTACGATATCGGCGCCCACAAGCGCGCCGCCTGGTCCTATGTCAATGCCTGGGCCGAGGTTTCTCGGGTGCGCAACCTGGTGTCCTTCGAGCCCGACAAGATCGAGGTGTGCCTCGACGACAAACGGCTGCACCTCGAACCGGGTCAAACCGTCGTCCCGCACGGCGTCGACCGGGGACTCGACATCGATGAGGTGCTCGGCGAGCCGCCGCTGGCAGACCGTCGGCCAGAGTGA
- a CDS encoding zinc-binding alcohol dehydrogenase family protein encodes MSTTTSGTLPTAPAVVREQPGGENMRAIILAGFGGLDSLVYTEIPKPRPKDGEVVIEVKGFGINHAELHMRRGEWAEAAEVSGIECVGIVDSCPSGEFPVGAKVAALMGGLGRTINGSYAQYTRVRAANVALIESELPWSQLAALPETYAVAWTCLFRNLDLKAGQTLVLRGATSSFGQAALKMAVAAGANVIATARNPKRFATLEGLGASRVEQERPDLAAHIAESKRIDAVLDLVGNSTILDSLDMLRRGGTACLAGWLGGLDPIGDFNPLLRMASGVNLNFFGSFVFGTPGFPLSDVPLQDIARQVAEGKLDATPSHVFSFDQIHEAHRMMEAGEAGGKMVVVMD; translated from the coding sequence ATGAGCACCACCACCAGCGGCACATTGCCGACCGCTCCAGCAGTGGTGCGGGAGCAACCCGGCGGGGAAAACATGCGCGCCATCATCTTGGCAGGGTTCGGCGGGCTCGACAGTCTGGTCTATACCGAAATCCCTAAGCCGCGACCCAAGGACGGCGAGGTGGTGATCGAGGTGAAGGGATTCGGGATCAACCATGCCGAGCTGCACATGCGCCGTGGCGAGTGGGCCGAGGCCGCGGAAGTCAGCGGGATCGAATGTGTCGGGATCGTCGATTCCTGCCCGAGCGGGGAATTTCCGGTCGGCGCCAAGGTCGCCGCGCTCATGGGCGGTCTGGGACGAACGATCAACGGTAGTTACGCCCAATACACGCGGGTACGGGCGGCCAACGTTGCGCTCATCGAATCCGAGCTGCCGTGGTCGCAACTGGCCGCGCTCCCTGAGACCTACGCGGTAGCGTGGACGTGCCTGTTTCGCAACCTCGATCTCAAGGCCGGACAAACGCTGGTGTTGCGCGGCGCCACATCATCATTCGGCCAGGCGGCGCTCAAGATGGCGGTGGCCGCCGGCGCGAATGTGATTGCCACCGCGCGTAATCCGAAGCGCTTTGCGACACTCGAAGGCCTGGGCGCCTCCCGCGTCGAGCAGGAAAGACCTGACCTTGCCGCCCACATTGCCGAATCCAAACGGATCGATGCCGTGCTGGACCTGGTGGGCAACAGCACGATTCTCGACTCGCTGGACATGCTGCGCCGCGGTGGCACTGCGTGCCTCGCCGGATGGCTGGGCGGCCTCGATCCGATCGGCGACTTCAACCCGCTGCTGCGCATGGCCAGTGGGGTCAACCTGAACTTCTTCGGTAGCTTCGTGTTCGGCACACCCGGCTTCCCTCTGTCCGACGTGCCCTTGCAGGACATCGCACGGCAGGTGGCGGAGGGCAAGCTCGATGCAACGCCGTCACACGTCTTCTCTTTCGACCAGATTCACGAGGCACACCGCATGATGGAGGCCGGAGAAGCCGGCGGAAAAATGGTCGTCGTCATGGACTAA
- a CDS encoding TetR/AcrR family transcriptional regulator, whose protein sequence is MIDDAKPRFTRKGQATRNRIIKAAAKLMFERGVANTSIEDVRRTAAVSGSQISHYFRDKRDLTREVIAARRDDVIKFHTQPRLAALDSIDALQAWADACIDDIDRVYRVGGCVYGSLAGELIEADDEVRDDLAYGYDRWLELFRTGLTTMRRRGELRPDADPRHLAASLVSAHQGGAMITHATGDAEPLRVAVTAAVDYVRSFTTEPGKRGRSRQRRKS, encoded by the coding sequence GTGATCGACGATGCGAAGCCTCGGTTCACCCGCAAGGGACAGGCGACGCGCAACCGCATCATCAAGGCCGCGGCCAAGTTGATGTTCGAGCGGGGAGTAGCCAACACAAGCATCGAAGACGTGCGCCGCACCGCGGCGGTGAGTGGGTCACAGATCTCGCACTACTTCCGCGACAAGCGCGACTTGACCCGCGAGGTCATCGCCGCGCGCCGCGACGATGTCATCAAGTTCCACACCCAACCGCGGCTCGCCGCGCTCGACAGCATCGACGCACTGCAAGCGTGGGCCGATGCCTGCATTGACGACATCGACAGGGTGTACCGAGTGGGTGGGTGCGTCTATGGGTCGCTGGCTGGCGAATTGATCGAAGCCGACGACGAAGTACGCGACGACCTGGCCTACGGCTACGACCGGTGGCTTGAACTGTTCCGGACCGGCCTGACAACCATGCGTCGGCGCGGGGAACTTCGGCCCGATGCCGATCCCCGGCATCTGGCCGCGTCGCTGGTCAGCGCGCATCAGGGCGGGGCCATGATTACCCATGCCACCGGCGATGCCGAACCGCTGCGGGTGGCGGTCACCGCGGCCGTCGACTACGTGCGCTCCTTCACCACCGAGCCGGGCAAACGGGGCCGATCTCGGCAGCGACGCAAATCCTGA
- a CDS encoding TetR/AcrR family transcriptional regulator: MAHPEVHDERRLTAKGRATRDRIVQAAAQLIVSEGLSAANMEKVRRAASVSGSQLAHYFADKGALIREVIRRQIAVVLDFHRQPSLGDLDSFDDFERWIDLNMRYLRRIGTSGGTPTYHALAAQLAKSDNTTRATLAAGYWQWVELLESAIQRMKGNGALMPGADPRRLALAIVAAHQGGGTMAFTYRAEWPHADATRFAVNYLRMFATDPDERKPRPARRPRVRRVSPRAAT; this comes from the coding sequence ATGGCCCATCCCGAGGTCCATGATGAACGACGGTTGACCGCCAAGGGGCGGGCGACCCGCGACAGGATTGTCCAGGCCGCCGCCCAGCTGATCGTCAGCGAGGGGCTGTCGGCGGCGAACATGGAAAAAGTGCGCAGGGCCGCGTCGGTCAGCGGGTCGCAGCTCGCCCACTACTTCGCCGACAAGGGCGCCCTGATCCGCGAGGTGATCAGACGTCAGATCGCCGTGGTGCTCGACTTCCATCGCCAGCCCAGCCTCGGCGATCTGGACTCGTTCGACGACTTCGAGCGATGGATCGATCTCAACATGCGCTACCTGCGACGCATCGGGACCTCCGGCGGCACTCCCACCTACCACGCGCTGGCCGCTCAGTTGGCCAAGTCCGACAACACGACGCGCGCCACCTTGGCGGCCGGCTATTGGCAGTGGGTGGAGTTGCTCGAATCCGCGATCCAGCGCATGAAGGGCAACGGCGCCCTGATGCCCGGCGCCGATCCGCGACGGCTGGCCCTCGCCATCGTCGCCGCGCACCAAGGGGGCGGCACGATGGCCTTCACCTATCGAGCGGAGTGGCCGCACGCCGACGCCACGCGCTTCGCGGTCAACTACTTGCGCATGTTCGCTACCGACCCCGACGAGCGCAAGCCGCGCCCTGCCCGGCGCCCTCGGGTCCGCCGGGTAAGTCCGAGGGCCGCAACGTGA
- a CDS encoding alpha/beta fold hydrolase translates to MPVVHHRYIVVDGHRLFFREAGDSAAPVLVLLHGFPTSSFMFRNLIPALADRYHVIAPDHLGFGFSDAPAVTEFDYTFDALAELTAALLGSLGIVRYAIYVQDYGAPIGWRLALRDPSAIAAIITQNGNAYDAGFVPDFWNAVTAYQTEQTAETEAPLRGFLTLDATRWQYVTGVDDETVVDPECWHHDYALLSRPGNDLVQLTLFRDYATNAPMYPRVHEYFRISQVPLLAVWGRGDKIFGPAGAEAFADDLPDAQIHLLDGGHFLLESALDEATVLIRAFLAQHMPV, encoded by the coding sequence ATGCCGGTTGTTCATCATCGCTACATCGTCGTCGACGGTCATCGATTGTTTTTCCGGGAAGCCGGCGACTCCGCAGCACCCGTACTGGTGCTCCTGCATGGATTTCCGACCAGCTCGTTCATGTTTCGAAATCTGATTCCCGCGCTCGCCGACCGCTACCACGTGATCGCTCCGGATCACCTCGGCTTCGGATTTTCCGACGCCCCGGCGGTCACGGAGTTCGACTACACCTTCGATGCGCTCGCCGAACTGACGGCGGCCCTGTTGGGCAGCCTCGGCATCGTCCGCTATGCCATATACGTCCAGGATTACGGCGCCCCGATCGGCTGGCGGCTGGCGCTGCGGGATCCCTCCGCCATCGCGGCGATCATCACTCAGAACGGCAATGCGTACGACGCCGGTTTCGTGCCGGACTTCTGGAACGCCGTAACGGCCTACCAAACGGAGCAGACCGCCGAGACCGAGGCCCCGCTGCGCGGGTTCCTCACGTTGGACGCGACCCGATGGCAGTACGTCACCGGGGTGGACGACGAGACGGTGGTCGATCCCGAATGCTGGCATCACGACTACGCGCTCTTGTCCCGACCCGGCAATGATCTGGTGCAGTTGACACTGTTTCGGGATTACGCCACCAATGCGCCGATGTACCCGCGGGTGCACGAGTACTTCCGCATTAGCCAAGTTCCGCTGCTCGCAGTGTGGGGACGCGGCGACAAGATCTTCGGGCCGGCCGGAGCCGAAGCATTCGCCGACGACCTGCCCGACGCGCAGATCCATCTGCTAGACGGCGGGCATTTCCTGCTGGAGTCGGCACTCGACGAGGCGACTGTCCTCATTCGCGCATTCCTCGCGCAACACATGCCCGTCTGA
- a CDS encoding SDR family oxidoreductase, whose protein sequence is MGNSLQDKTVLVVGRGSGIARAVALLAQSEGGRVIAAGRDRAKLDNAYRDTAITAETIDLAEDSSIAALAERVGAVDHVISTASARARGKLADLERRNLQLSFDTKVIGPAMLAKHFASQINPGGSLVLFSGVHAFKLNVGYLGVGVTNGAVDFLARWLAVELAPIRVNAISPGVIDTGAWDALGDEGKRDYFRHIAATNPAGRIGTVQDVASAVLFSMTNTFMTGMTLKVDGGEPLI, encoded by the coding sequence GTGGGTAACTCGTTGCAAGACAAGACTGTTCTGGTGGTCGGCCGGGGCAGCGGCATCGCCAGAGCGGTCGCTTTGCTGGCGCAGTCGGAGGGCGGGCGCGTCATCGCCGCCGGGCGGGACCGAGCCAAACTTGACAATGCCTATCGTGACACCGCCATCACCGCTGAAACTATCGATCTCGCCGAGGATTCCTCGATCGCCGCGCTTGCCGAGCGCGTGGGCGCCGTGGATCACGTGATATCGACGGCCTCTGCGCGGGCCCGGGGAAAGCTCGCCGACCTCGAGCGCCGAAACCTTCAATTATCCTTCGACACCAAGGTCATCGGCCCCGCCATGCTGGCCAAACACTTTGCCTCCCAGATAAATCCGGGCGGTTCGTTGGTGCTGTTTTCCGGTGTGCACGCCTTCAAACTCAACGTCGGGTACCTCGGGGTGGGTGTGACTAACGGCGCCGTCGACTTTCTCGCCCGCTGGCTGGCCGTCGAACTTGCACCGATCAGGGTCAACGCGATTTCGCCGGGCGTCATTGACACCGGCGCGTGGGACGCTCTCGGCGACGAGGGTAAGCGAGACTATTTCCGGCACATCGCCGCCACCAATCCGGCGGGACGGATCGGGACCGTCCAAGACGTGGCCAGTGCGGTGTTGTTCAGCATGACAAACACCTTCATGACCGGGATGACATTGAAAGTCGACGGCGGCGAACCGCTGATTTAG
- a CDS encoding SDR family NAD(P)-dependent oxidoreductase, which yields MINNTGIYQFGETVNTDDTKFNEHVHVNLRAPYLLVRQLVPGMAERGHGAVVNLSTVAASIPAAGAGIYGATKAGLELLTKVWADEFGKASVRVNAIAVGPTDTPGVAVYPGMLKAVAATTALGRPADPHEIARAVVFLACPEASYVNGAVLNATGGERAIAA from the coding sequence GTGATCAATAACACCGGCATCTATCAGTTCGGTGAGACCGTGAATACCGACGACACAAAGTTCAACGAACACGTCCACGTCAACTTGCGGGCTCCCTACCTGCTGGTTCGGCAGCTGGTGCCGGGCATGGCCGAACGTGGCCACGGCGCGGTGGTCAATCTCAGCACCGTCGCCGCGTCCATTCCGGCCGCCGGCGCAGGCATCTACGGAGCCACCAAAGCCGGGCTGGAACTGCTGACGAAGGTGTGGGCCGACGAGTTCGGCAAGGCGAGTGTCCGGGTGAACGCGATCGCCGTCGGACCGACAGATACGCCCGGCGTCGCCGTCTATCCGGGCATGTTGAAGGCGGTCGCGGCGACCACCGCATTGGGTCGGCCGGCCGACCCGCACGAGATCGCCCGCGCGGTCGTCTTTCTCGCCTGCCCGGAGGCCAGCTACGTCAACGGCGCGGTGTTGAACGCGACCGGCGGTGAGCGGGCAATTGCCGCCTGA
- a CDS encoding SDR family NAD(P)-dependent oxidoreductase → MATTFAGSTALVAGATSGIGREVAWELARLGADVVVHGRSAERGAKVVRDIENVGGTSHFVAADLNDADDVRRLAADAGTVDAGDQ, encoded by the coding sequence TTGGCTACAACATTCGCCGGCTCGACGGCGTTGGTAGCGGGTGCCACCTCCGGCATCGGCCGCGAGGTCGCATGGGAACTGGCCAGGCTTGGTGCTGACGTCGTGGTGCATGGGCGTAGCGCCGAACGCGGCGCCAAGGTCGTCCGGGACATCGAGAACGTTGGCGGCACATCACATTTCGTCGCCGCGGACCTCAACGACGCCGATGACGTGCGGCGGCTCGCCGCCGACGCCGGAACCGTTGACGCCGGTGATCAATAA